In the genome of Lathyrus oleraceus cultivar Zhongwan6 chromosome 4, CAAS_Psat_ZW6_1.0, whole genome shotgun sequence, the window ATCCCTTTAGGTTTTACGGCTATATTAATACATAGgctgatgaaaaacttttcatTTCCCTATATTACACATATCCACATATTACGTAATTGCCAATTATTTTGGAGGGAACAGACGAATTTTCgtaccatatatatatatatatatatatatatatatattatatatatatatatatatatatatatatatatatatatatatatatatatatatatatatatatatatatatatatatatatatatatatataatggaAATGATCCATTCTTAACATGTACcttatatattatatattagCATTTCAAGTATTGTTCCAAATTCAAGAAATGAACTTATCATGTTGAATGAGCAAAAGCTGTAAGAAAACTTTATTCAAATAAAGCCATGGCAATGTAAGTTATGTTTTTTATCAGGTGAACATTTGATATTTTTATTCACTATAAAATTATATatcttttgttttatttataatgATGAAGATATATAATATCTGTTATATATGTGTAATTTTTTCAGATGTATGATCAAGTATGATCATTTTGAATTATAGAGCCTGAGTGAGTACTATAATAGAAAATATTCAAAATGGTAGATGAAGAATTACATTTTAAAACTGTTTTGAGGAGGAAAAATGATGCAAATGAAGAGTTGTATAATTTGGTTAAAACTCACATGATTCATGGCCCGTGTGGATTTGCAAATCGATCTTCACCGTGCATGAAAGATGGAAAATGTTCTAAATATTTTCCAAAACAGTTTCAGCCCGAAACAATTGTTGATCAAGATGGGTTTCCGGTATATAAAAGAAGGGACAATGGACATACAGTTCTTAAGAATGGAATTCAAGTCGATAACCGGAATGTTGTTCCATACAATGCAAAGTTGTTGACAAAGTACCAAGCTCACATAAACATGGAATGGTGCAATCAAAGTACATCGATTAAG includes:
- the LOC127137304 gene encoding uncharacterized protein LOC127137304; its protein translation is MVDEELHFKTVLRRKNDANEELYNLVKTHMIHGPCGFANRSSPCMKDGKCSKYFPKQFQPETIVDQDGFPVYKRRDNGHTVLKNGIQVDNRNVVPYNAKLLTKYQAHINMEWCNQSTSIKYLFKYINKGYDRITADIVPNDDGTSNQPQNIDEIKQYIDCRYVSNISLEI